The following proteins come from a genomic window of Paenibacillus spongiae:
- a CDS encoding DUF3995 domain-containing protein — protein MNVKKKNWAGYAAFVCGLLYALPHFWWGLGVSFGFPGDFATAPDEAESRIIGYWVMGVLAVFASLFGLSFVYQWGEKLPRWLKVIPAWVGCAGLSVWGFSFFVLKFQFAIGRVVSAPAFALQDASPMAAWGYVWYSLFLGWGISLGLAAYIESKVTKSAVITN, from the coding sequence ATGAACGTTAAGAAAAAAAATTGGGCAGGGTATGCGGCGTTCGTATGCGGGTTGTTATATGCTCTTCCGCACTTTTGGTGGGGCCTAGGAGTTTCGTTTGGTTTCCCGGGAGATTTTGCAACGGCACCGGACGAAGCGGAGTCACGAATCATTGGCTATTGGGTTATGGGGGTGCTGGCCGTGTTTGCTTCCCTGTTCGGATTATCATTCGTTTATCAATGGGGGGAGAAACTCCCTAGATGGCTGAAGGTCATTCCTGCATGGGTCGGATGTGCTGGATTATCCGTATGGGGTTTTAGCTTCTTTGTTTTGAAGTTTCAATTTGCAATCGGACGCGTTGTGTCCGCTCCCGCTTTTGCTTTACAAGATGCAAGCCCGATGGCAGCATGGGGATATGTATGGTACTCACTGTTCCTTGGTTGGGGGATCTCGCTAGGCTTAGCTGCATATATCGAGTCAAAAGTTACAAAATCAGCAGTCATTACTAATTGA
- a CDS encoding Cof-type HAD-IIB family hydrolase — protein sequence MQAVVLDLDGTLLNSDKEVSDRNLQAVMSCHQAGMKIIIATARPPRSVKAMLPLEILGVASFVYYNGAMVCDTLAGIEEHIPIPQPSAANIIDFCYKHMPMCIISLEVRDQWYSNQEIGDGTIYNPQFRPMIVTLDELKTYPATKILLTEFEEPGKCEQLRLQFGEETNMVVTDQGKLIQFMNKSVSKATGILKLCGHAGIRPSQIIVFGDDHNDIEMFRMAGYSAAMSNAVPELKAIASEVTASNDEDGVAILLERILRERIAL from the coding sequence ATGCAGGCAGTTGTATTAGATCTGGACGGGACCTTGCTGAACTCGGACAAGGAAGTATCGGATCGAAATCTGCAAGCCGTAATGAGCTGTCATCAAGCGGGGATGAAAATCATCATTGCGACCGCACGTCCTCCACGTTCCGTGAAAGCGATGCTGCCCCTCGAGATACTCGGAGTCGCCTCCTTTGTCTACTATAATGGCGCAATGGTATGCGATACGCTGGCAGGTATCGAAGAACATATTCCAATTCCGCAGCCGTCAGCGGCGAATATCATCGATTTCTGCTACAAGCATATGCCTATGTGCATCATCAGTCTGGAGGTCCGGGATCAGTGGTACTCCAACCAAGAAATCGGCGACGGCACCATCTACAATCCCCAATTTCGCCCCATGATCGTTACCTTGGACGAGCTCAAAACCTATCCTGCGACGAAGATACTTCTGACGGAATTCGAGGAGCCTGGGAAATGCGAACAGCTGCGGCTGCAATTTGGCGAAGAGACCAATATGGTCGTAACCGACCAGGGCAAACTGATTCAATTCATGAATAAATCGGTATCGAAAGCGACCGGTATCTTGAAGCTGTGCGGACATGCTGGAATACGACCCTCGCAAATCATCGTTTTCGGCGACGATCATAATGATATCGAGATGTTCCGGATGGCCGGTTATTCCGCTGCCATGTCCAATGCCGTCCCGGAATTGAAGGCAATAGCCAGCGAGGTAACGGCCTCGAACGATGAGGATGGCGTGGCGATCCTCTTGGAGCGAATACTTCGTGAGCGAATAGCCCTGTAA
- a CDS encoding DUF2203 domain-containing protein encodes MDKKTFTLDEANALLPQLKADLIRLRTLAKQFEERYLELEKGKASYSGKSFSHADEKDPFFEAEGQLDFMRVEADLLVANFERKGVLLKMVNPGLIDFPAVIDGEHVLICWKEGEERITHYHGWHDGFQGRKPLPDA; translated from the coding sequence ATGGACAAGAAAACATTTACCTTGGACGAAGCGAATGCGCTGCTGCCCCAGCTGAAGGCGGATCTCATACGGCTGCGCACCCTTGCCAAGCAGTTTGAAGAGCGGTATTTGGAGCTGGAGAAGGGCAAAGCCAGCTATAGCGGGAAATCCTTCAGTCACGCAGATGAGAAGGATCCCTTCTTCGAAGCGGAAGGGCAGCTCGACTTTATGCGGGTCGAAGCGGATCTCCTCGTGGCGAACTTCGAGCGCAAAGGGGTGCTTCTGAAGATGGTCAATCCCGGTTTAATCGACTTTCCTGCCGTGATCGACGGGGAGCATGTGCTCATTTGCTGGAAAGAAGGAGAAGAACGAATCACGCATTATCATGGCTGGCATGACGGGTTTCAAGGACGAAAGCCGCTGCCGGATGCATGA
- a CDS encoding IMP dehydrogenase: MATYYNEPSRTFSEYLLIPNLTTKDCTPANVSLKTPLVKYKKGEKPAYSLNIPFSSAVMQSVSDDKMAAALARCGGISFIFGSQPIEEQANMIRKVKSYKAGFVVSRSNLTPDHTLQDILNLKEKYAHSTFAITHDGTANGKLLGIVASRDYRISRDARDKKISTFMTPFDSLVYGKTGITLSEANDLIWEHKLNVLPIVNEDQCLDYLVFRKDYDAHKEYPLELLDANKSYIVGAGINSKDYKERVPALVEAGVDVLVIDSSDGYTEWQRETIEYVKANFDVKIGAGNVVDREGFLYLVEAGADFVKVGIGGGSICITREQKGIGRGQASAVIEVAAAREQYFNETGIYVPICSDGGIVHDYHITLALSMGADFVMMGRYFARFDESPTRKLKVGNNFVKEFWGEGSNRARNWERYDTGGKSGLLFEEGVDSYVPYAGSLQENLDKTISKIKSTMCNCGSKSIEEMQRNARITLVSATSLVEGGAHDVILKESSLSGE; encoded by the coding sequence ATGGCAACGTATTACAATGAGCCATCACGGACGTTCAGTGAATATTTGCTCATTCCGAATTTAACGACAAAGGATTGCACACCGGCGAACGTTAGTCTGAAGACACCGTTAGTTAAGTACAAGAAAGGCGAGAAACCGGCGTATTCGCTCAACATTCCGTTCTCCTCGGCGGTCATGCAATCGGTCTCCGACGATAAGATGGCGGCAGCGCTTGCAAGATGCGGCGGCATCTCCTTCATCTTCGGCTCGCAGCCGATCGAAGAGCAGGCGAATATGATCCGCAAGGTCAAAAGCTACAAAGCAGGCTTCGTCGTCAGCCGCTCGAACCTCACCCCCGACCACACCCTCCAGGATATTTTGAACTTGAAGGAAAAGTATGCTCACTCCACCTTCGCCATCACGCACGATGGTACCGCCAATGGCAAGCTGCTGGGCATTGTGGCCAGCCGCGATTACCGGATCAGCCGCGATGCGCGGGATAAGAAAATCAGCACCTTCATGACACCGTTCGATTCGCTCGTTTATGGCAAAACCGGCATTACGCTCTCCGAAGCCAACGATCTGATCTGGGAGCATAAGCTCAACGTTCTGCCTATCGTTAACGAGGATCAATGTCTCGATTATCTCGTCTTCCGCAAAGATTATGACGCTCACAAGGAATATCCGCTTGAGCTGCTGGATGCCAACAAGAGCTACATCGTCGGCGCGGGCATTAACAGCAAGGATTACAAAGAACGCGTGCCTGCGCTCGTGGAAGCGGGCGTAGACGTGCTCGTTATCGATTCGTCGGATGGATATACCGAGTGGCAGCGCGAGACGATCGAATACGTGAAGGCGAACTTCGACGTGAAGATCGGCGCCGGCAACGTGGTCGACCGGGAAGGCTTCCTGTATCTGGTGGAAGCGGGAGCGGACTTCGTGAAGGTCGGCATCGGCGGCGGTTCCATCTGTATTACGCGGGAGCAGAAGGGGATCGGGCGCGGCCAAGCTTCGGCCGTCATCGAGGTTGCCGCGGCGCGGGAGCAATATTTTAACGAAACGGGCATCTATGTGCCGATCTGCTCGGACGGCGGCATCGTGCACGATTACCACATTACGCTCGCGCTCTCCATGGGGGCGGATTTCGTGATGATGGGGCGGTATTTTGCCCGTTTCGACGAGAGCCCGACGCGCAAGCTGAAAGTGGGCAACAACTTCGTGAAGGAATTTTGGGGCGAAGGCTCCAACCGTGCGCGCAACTGGGAGCGGTACGATACGGGCGGCAAGTCCGGCCTGCTGTTTGAAGAAGGCGTCGACTCCTATGTGCCGTATGCGGGCAGTCTGCAGGAAAACTTGGACAAGACGATCAGCAAAATCAAGTCCACCATGTGCAACTGCGGGTCCAAATCCATCGAAGAGATGCAGCGCAATGCGCGCATTACGCTTGTGTCGGCGACCAGCCTCGTCGAAGGCGGCGCCCATGACGTCATCTTGAAGGAAAGCAGCCTGTCGGGCGAATAA
- a CDS encoding FAD-dependent oxidoreductase yields MTQLSMPPFNVSRNAGMASPLHILIIGGGIGGLCLAQGLKQAGISVAVYERDRTPTAREQGYRIHIDPTGSRSLHECLPPVLWNAFVATAGNPGTGFGFLTERLRKLVIVEDEIFTGGVYDPAEGHHAVSRLTLRQILLAGLEDMVIFDKEFVRFEQSPDGKITAFFSDGSTAIGDLLIGADGANSRVRRQFLPHAERVDTGAVGIGGKLELTDRTRTWLPDRIKRGMNVVLGPRHFLFTAVFQRRLKQSDILLHLGDDIRAVGLNPEELLQNLENRDYILWAFITRRDNPFFVSDNLRGDALQGLVNRMINHWHPDLRRIVTETDPSTIQAFPFRTSIPVKPWKTTNVTLIGDAIHSMTPAGGIGANTALRDACLICGQLISVNRGESALLPAIEGYETQMLKYGFAAVKDSLRNTKQAIANQAARLAGKSFLKLCGVLPPLRRAVFNERWSDHSDLS; encoded by the coding sequence GTGACGCAACTTTCAATGCCACCTTTCAACGTATCAAGGAATGCCGGAATGGCTTCACCGCTCCATATTCTCATTATAGGAGGGGGCATCGGCGGCTTATGTTTGGCCCAGGGGCTGAAGCAAGCCGGCATCAGTGTCGCAGTGTACGAACGCGACCGCACCCCTACAGCGCGCGAGCAGGGTTACCGCATTCACATCGATCCGACTGGCAGCCGATCGCTTCACGAATGTCTACCTCCTGTCTTATGGAACGCTTTCGTCGCTACAGCTGGCAATCCCGGCACAGGTTTCGGTTTTCTCACCGAACGGCTGCGGAAGCTCGTCATTGTTGAAGATGAGATTTTTACCGGTGGAGTGTACGATCCCGCTGAAGGCCACCATGCAGTTAGTCGGCTCACGTTGCGTCAGATTCTGCTGGCCGGCCTCGAAGATATGGTTATCTTTGACAAAGAGTTCGTCCGTTTCGAGCAATCTCCCGACGGGAAGATCACCGCCTTTTTCTCTGACGGTTCGACGGCTATTGGCGACCTTCTAATAGGAGCGGATGGCGCGAACTCCAGGGTGCGTCGTCAGTTCTTGCCTCATGCCGAACGTGTGGATACGGGGGCCGTCGGCATTGGCGGCAAACTTGAGTTGACGGACAGGACTCGAACCTGGTTACCTGACCGAATTAAGCGCGGGATGAACGTTGTACTAGGGCCCCGTCATTTCCTCTTCACCGCCGTTTTCCAACGGCGGCTCAAACAGAGCGACATTTTACTCCATCTAGGCGATGATATTAGGGCAGTTGGTTTGAATCCGGAAGAGCTCCTTCAAAACCTTGAGAACCGTGACTACATTCTCTGGGCCTTCATTACTCGTCGGGATAACCCCTTCTTCGTTTCCGATAATCTGCGCGGAGATGCCTTACAAGGTCTGGTTAACCGGATGATCAATCATTGGCATCCCGACCTGCGCAGAATCGTTACCGAAACCGATCCCTCCACAATCCAAGCGTTCCCTTTCCGAACATCGATTCCGGTAAAACCATGGAAGACGACAAATGTTACGCTGATCGGTGACGCAATTCACAGCATGACTCCGGCTGGAGGGATCGGCGCCAATACCGCACTCCGCGATGCGTGCCTTATCTGCGGGCAATTGATATCCGTCAACCGAGGAGAATCGGCGCTGCTTCCTGCAATCGAAGGCTATGAGACACAAATGCTGAAATATGGCTTTGCCGCCGTGAAGGATTCGCTTCGCAACACCAAACAAGCCATTGCCAACCAAGCAGCGCGATTGGCGGGCAAAAGCTTTTTGAAGCTTTGCGGAGTCTTGCCACCGCTTCGCCGCGCCGTCTTCAATGAAAGGTGGTCCGATCACAGCGACTTGAGTTAA